A stretch of the Takifugu flavidus isolate HTHZ2018 chromosome 1, ASM371156v2, whole genome shotgun sequence genome encodes the following:
- the baiap2l1a gene encoding brain-specific angiogenesis inhibitor 1-associated protein 2-like protein 1a isoform X4, giving the protein MSRTPEDVSKLTESTYKIVMDQLNPGLRNLVNLGKSYEKAVTAMTLAGKAYFEAVSKLGENAVVSLVSRELGVVLMEIAEAHSKVHTELEENFKKFHKDVIVELEKKTEMDVKYMNATFKRYQSEHKVKQDSLERSKTDLKKLRRKSQGKHSSKYEFRENEYMETLSSRQMDMQKFIADGCKEALLEEKRRFCFLADKHCMFSYQISNFHEKAREMLSLKLPSWQEKCCDITKVPDTVINMIEGLSVTPEQSPAIGYCNGKNQDSLVPPPAPPLKAQISPLANMFNPEPRSPLTTSTDRNLDHGSIGEFPLSHSVSQSSGLNLSKRSRVKTIFPHMAGTNPTLLSFDDGDIITLLIQEEKDGWLYGELEKTQQRGWFPSSYCRPHVDQMNSNLSTPRRLSVISVPEEDEEPMLLPPPDYSDDAAINPAITSMATSQNVRRESICDGEAETNSHE; this is encoded by the exons ATGTCTCGGACTCCGGAGGATGTAAGCAAGCTGACAGAAAGTACATATAAG ATTGTGATGGACCAGCTCAACCCAGGCTTGAGGAACCTGGTCAATCTCGGGAAGAGCTATGAGAAAGCAGTCACAG CCATGACCCTCGCCGGGAAGGCCTATTTCGAGGCGGTGTCAAAACTTGGAGAGAATGCTGTCGTTTCACTGGTGTCCCGGGAGCTCG GTGTTGTTCTGATGGAGATTGCAGAGGCCCACAGTAAAGTGCACACTGAGCTGGAAGAGAAT TTCAAGAAGTTTCACAAAGATGTGATTGtagagctggagaagaagacagagaTGGATGTTAAATACATGAAC GCCACATTCAAGCGCTATCAGTCAGAACACAAAGTCAAACAGGACTCCCTGGAGCGCTCCAAGACAGACCTGAAGAAGCTGCGCAGGAAAAGCCAGGGGAAGCACTCCTCCAAGTACGAGTTCAGAGAGAACGAG TATATGGAGACCTTGTCATCGCGGCAGATGGACATGCAGAAGTTTATTGCCGATGGCTGCAAAGAGGCGTtgctggaggaaaagaggcGCTTTTGCTTCCTGGCAGACAAACATTGCATGTTCTCTTACCAAATTAGCAACTTCCATGAGAAG GCCAGGGAGATGCTCTCTCTGAAGCTCCCAAGCTGGCAGGAAAAGTGCTGCGATATCACTAAAGTACCAGACACAGTGATAAACATGATTGAAGGGCTGTCTGTCACTCCAGAGCAATCGCCAGCCATTGGATACTGCAACGGG AAGAACCAGGACTCCCTGGTGCCTCCTCCAGCGCCACCTCTAAAGGCACAGATCAGTCCACTTGCTAACATGTTCAACCCAGAGCCCAGATCACCACTCACCACCTCCACAGACCGCAACTTAG ACCACGGCAGCATCGGCGAATTCCCCCTGTCCCACTCGGTGTCGCAGTCGTCAGGCCTCAACCTGAGCAAAAGGTCTCGCGTCAAGACCATCTTTCCCCACATGGCTGGCACCAATCCCACACTCCTCAGCTTTGACGACGGCGACATCATCACTCTGCTGATTCAGGAAGAGAAGGACGGCTGGCTGTACGGAGAGTTGGAGAAAACACAGCA GCGGGGCTGGTTTCCCTCATCTTACTGCAGACCTCATGTCGATCAGATGAATAG CAATCTGAGCACGCCGCGGCGCTTGAGTGTGATTAGTGTgccagaggaggacgaggagcccATGTTGCTGCCACCTCCAGACTACAGCGACGATGCCGCCATCAACCCAGCGATCACCTCCATGGCCACTTCGCAGAACGTG
- the baiap2l1a gene encoding brain-specific angiogenesis inhibitor 1-associated protein 2-like protein 1a isoform X2 translates to MSRTPEDVSKLTESTYKIVMDQLNPGLRNLVNLGKSYEKAVTAMTLAGKAYFEAVSKLGENAVVSLVSRELGVVLMEIAEAHSKVHTELEENFKKFHKDVIVELEKKTEMDVKYMNATFKRYQSEHKVKQDSLERSKTDLKKLRRKSQGKHSSKYEFRENEYMETLSSRQMDMQKFIADGCKEALLEEKRRFCFLADKHCMFSYQISNFHEKAREMLSLKLPSWQEKCCDITKVPDTVINMIEGLSVTPEQSPAIGYCNGKNQDSLVPPPAPPLKAQISPLANMFNPEPRSPLTTSTDRNLDHGSIGEFPLSHSVSQSSGLNLSKRSRVKTIFPHMAGTNPTLLSFDDGDIITLLIQEEKDGWLYGELEKTQQRGWFPSSYCRPHVDQMNSNLSTPRRLSVISVPEEDEEPMLLPPPDYSDDAAINPAITSMATSQNVVSLVNGNVKAPFLGGGNPFATVKLRPTVTNDRSAPAI, encoded by the exons ATGTCTCGGACTCCGGAGGATGTAAGCAAGCTGACAGAAAGTACATATAAG ATTGTGATGGACCAGCTCAACCCAGGCTTGAGGAACCTGGTCAATCTCGGGAAGAGCTATGAGAAAGCAGTCACAG CCATGACCCTCGCCGGGAAGGCCTATTTCGAGGCGGTGTCAAAACTTGGAGAGAATGCTGTCGTTTCACTGGTGTCCCGGGAGCTCG GTGTTGTTCTGATGGAGATTGCAGAGGCCCACAGTAAAGTGCACACTGAGCTGGAAGAGAAT TTCAAGAAGTTTCACAAAGATGTGATTGtagagctggagaagaagacagagaTGGATGTTAAATACATGAAC GCCACATTCAAGCGCTATCAGTCAGAACACAAAGTCAAACAGGACTCCCTGGAGCGCTCCAAGACAGACCTGAAGAAGCTGCGCAGGAAAAGCCAGGGGAAGCACTCCTCCAAGTACGAGTTCAGAGAGAACGAG TATATGGAGACCTTGTCATCGCGGCAGATGGACATGCAGAAGTTTATTGCCGATGGCTGCAAAGAGGCGTtgctggaggaaaagaggcGCTTTTGCTTCCTGGCAGACAAACATTGCATGTTCTCTTACCAAATTAGCAACTTCCATGAGAAG GCCAGGGAGATGCTCTCTCTGAAGCTCCCAAGCTGGCAGGAAAAGTGCTGCGATATCACTAAAGTACCAGACACAGTGATAAACATGATTGAAGGGCTGTCTGTCACTCCAGAGCAATCGCCAGCCATTGGATACTGCAACGGG AAGAACCAGGACTCCCTGGTGCCTCCTCCAGCGCCACCTCTAAAGGCACAGATCAGTCCACTTGCTAACATGTTCAACCCAGAGCCCAGATCACCACTCACCACCTCCACAGACCGCAACTTAG ACCACGGCAGCATCGGCGAATTCCCCCTGTCCCACTCGGTGTCGCAGTCGTCAGGCCTCAACCTGAGCAAAAGGTCTCGCGTCAAGACCATCTTTCCCCACATGGCTGGCACCAATCCCACACTCCTCAGCTTTGACGACGGCGACATCATCACTCTGCTGATTCAGGAAGAGAAGGACGGCTGGCTGTACGGAGAGTTGGAGAAAACACAGCA GCGGGGCTGGTTTCCCTCATCTTACTGCAGACCTCATGTCGATCAGATGAATAG CAATCTGAGCACGCCGCGGCGCTTGAGTGTGATTAGTGTgccagaggaggacgaggagcccATGTTGCTGCCACCTCCAGACTACAGCGACGATGCCGCCATCAACCCAGCGATCACCTCCATGGCCACTTCGCAGAACGTG
- the baiap2l1a gene encoding brain-specific angiogenesis inhibitor 1-associated protein 2-like protein 1a isoform X1, protein MSRTPEDVSKLTESTYKIVMDQLNPGLRNLVNLGKSYEKAVTAMTLAGKAYFEAVSKLGENAVVSLVSRELGVVLMEIAEAHSKVHTELEENFKKFHKDVIVELEKKTEMDVKYMNATFKRYQSEHKVKQDSLERSKTDLKKLRRKSQGKHSSKYEFRENEYMETLSSRQMDMQKFIADGCKEALLEEKRRFCFLADKHCMFSYQISNFHEKAREMLSLKLPSWQEKCCDITKVPDTVINMIEGLSVTPEQSPAIGYCNGKNQDSLVPPPAPPLKAQISPLANMFNPEPRSPLTTSTDRNLDHGSIGEFPLSHSVSQSSGLNLSKRSRVKTIFPHMAGTNPTLLSFDDGDIITLLIQEEKDGWLYGELEKTQQRGWFPSSYCRPHVDQMNSSNLSTPRRLSVISVPEEDEEPMLLPPPDYSDDAAINPAITSMATSQNVVSLVNGNVKAPFLGGGNPFATVKLRPTVTNDRSAPAI, encoded by the exons ATGTCTCGGACTCCGGAGGATGTAAGCAAGCTGACAGAAAGTACATATAAG ATTGTGATGGACCAGCTCAACCCAGGCTTGAGGAACCTGGTCAATCTCGGGAAGAGCTATGAGAAAGCAGTCACAG CCATGACCCTCGCCGGGAAGGCCTATTTCGAGGCGGTGTCAAAACTTGGAGAGAATGCTGTCGTTTCACTGGTGTCCCGGGAGCTCG GTGTTGTTCTGATGGAGATTGCAGAGGCCCACAGTAAAGTGCACACTGAGCTGGAAGAGAAT TTCAAGAAGTTTCACAAAGATGTGATTGtagagctggagaagaagacagagaTGGATGTTAAATACATGAAC GCCACATTCAAGCGCTATCAGTCAGAACACAAAGTCAAACAGGACTCCCTGGAGCGCTCCAAGACAGACCTGAAGAAGCTGCGCAGGAAAAGCCAGGGGAAGCACTCCTCCAAGTACGAGTTCAGAGAGAACGAG TATATGGAGACCTTGTCATCGCGGCAGATGGACATGCAGAAGTTTATTGCCGATGGCTGCAAAGAGGCGTtgctggaggaaaagaggcGCTTTTGCTTCCTGGCAGACAAACATTGCATGTTCTCTTACCAAATTAGCAACTTCCATGAGAAG GCCAGGGAGATGCTCTCTCTGAAGCTCCCAAGCTGGCAGGAAAAGTGCTGCGATATCACTAAAGTACCAGACACAGTGATAAACATGATTGAAGGGCTGTCTGTCACTCCAGAGCAATCGCCAGCCATTGGATACTGCAACGGG AAGAACCAGGACTCCCTGGTGCCTCCTCCAGCGCCACCTCTAAAGGCACAGATCAGTCCACTTGCTAACATGTTCAACCCAGAGCCCAGATCACCACTCACCACCTCCACAGACCGCAACTTAG ACCACGGCAGCATCGGCGAATTCCCCCTGTCCCACTCGGTGTCGCAGTCGTCAGGCCTCAACCTGAGCAAAAGGTCTCGCGTCAAGACCATCTTTCCCCACATGGCTGGCACCAATCCCACACTCCTCAGCTTTGACGACGGCGACATCATCACTCTGCTGATTCAGGAAGAGAAGGACGGCTGGCTGTACGGAGAGTTGGAGAAAACACAGCA GCGGGGCTGGTTTCCCTCATCTTACTGCAGACCTCATGTCGATCAGATGAATAG CAGCAATCTGAGCACGCCGCGGCGCTTGAGTGTGATTAGTGTgccagaggaggacgaggagcccATGTTGCTGCCACCTCCAGACTACAGCGACGATGCCGCCATCAACCCAGCGATCACCTCCATGGCCACTTCGCAGAACGTG
- the baiap2l1a gene encoding brain-specific angiogenesis inhibitor 1-associated protein 2-like protein 1a isoform X3 translates to MSRTPEDVSKLTESTYKIVMDQLNPGLRNLVNLGKSYEKAVTAMTLAGKAYFEAVSKLGENAVVSLVSRELGVVLMEIAEAHSKVHTELEENFKKFHKDVIVELEKKTEMDVKYMNATFKRYQSEHKVKQDSLERSKTDLKKLRRKSQGKHSSKYEFRENEYMETLSSRQMDMQKFIADGCKEALLEEKRRFCFLADKHCMFSYQISNFHEKAREMLSLKLPSWQEKCCDITKVPDTVINMIEGLSVTPEQSPAIGYCNGKNQDSLVPPPAPPLKAQISPLANMFNPEPRSPLTTSTDRNLDHGSIGEFPLSHSVSQSSGLNLSKRSRVKTIFPHMAGTNPTLLSFDDGDIITLLIQEEKDGWLYGELEKTQQRGWFPSSYCRPHVDQMNSSNLSTPRRLSVISVPEEDEEPMLLPPPDYSDDAAINPAITSMATSQNVRRESICDGEAETNSHE, encoded by the exons ATGTCTCGGACTCCGGAGGATGTAAGCAAGCTGACAGAAAGTACATATAAG ATTGTGATGGACCAGCTCAACCCAGGCTTGAGGAACCTGGTCAATCTCGGGAAGAGCTATGAGAAAGCAGTCACAG CCATGACCCTCGCCGGGAAGGCCTATTTCGAGGCGGTGTCAAAACTTGGAGAGAATGCTGTCGTTTCACTGGTGTCCCGGGAGCTCG GTGTTGTTCTGATGGAGATTGCAGAGGCCCACAGTAAAGTGCACACTGAGCTGGAAGAGAAT TTCAAGAAGTTTCACAAAGATGTGATTGtagagctggagaagaagacagagaTGGATGTTAAATACATGAAC GCCACATTCAAGCGCTATCAGTCAGAACACAAAGTCAAACAGGACTCCCTGGAGCGCTCCAAGACAGACCTGAAGAAGCTGCGCAGGAAAAGCCAGGGGAAGCACTCCTCCAAGTACGAGTTCAGAGAGAACGAG TATATGGAGACCTTGTCATCGCGGCAGATGGACATGCAGAAGTTTATTGCCGATGGCTGCAAAGAGGCGTtgctggaggaaaagaggcGCTTTTGCTTCCTGGCAGACAAACATTGCATGTTCTCTTACCAAATTAGCAACTTCCATGAGAAG GCCAGGGAGATGCTCTCTCTGAAGCTCCCAAGCTGGCAGGAAAAGTGCTGCGATATCACTAAAGTACCAGACACAGTGATAAACATGATTGAAGGGCTGTCTGTCACTCCAGAGCAATCGCCAGCCATTGGATACTGCAACGGG AAGAACCAGGACTCCCTGGTGCCTCCTCCAGCGCCACCTCTAAAGGCACAGATCAGTCCACTTGCTAACATGTTCAACCCAGAGCCCAGATCACCACTCACCACCTCCACAGACCGCAACTTAG ACCACGGCAGCATCGGCGAATTCCCCCTGTCCCACTCGGTGTCGCAGTCGTCAGGCCTCAACCTGAGCAAAAGGTCTCGCGTCAAGACCATCTTTCCCCACATGGCTGGCACCAATCCCACACTCCTCAGCTTTGACGACGGCGACATCATCACTCTGCTGATTCAGGAAGAGAAGGACGGCTGGCTGTACGGAGAGTTGGAGAAAACACAGCA GCGGGGCTGGTTTCCCTCATCTTACTGCAGACCTCATGTCGATCAGATGAATAG CAGCAATCTGAGCACGCCGCGGCGCTTGAGTGTGATTAGTGTgccagaggaggacgaggagcccATGTTGCTGCCACCTCCAGACTACAGCGACGATGCCGCCATCAACCCAGCGATCACCTCCATGGCCACTTCGCAGAACGTG